TCAAAACCAAAAATTTTTCACTGGTATTATTGCTATGATGATTAGCATTTTATTCGTTGTGATGACTCAAACGGCAAATCAAACGATTTACATGTCTGTGCCGTACTTAGCACCAGCTGTCTTTTTATTCGGCGCCATTTTACAATTTTCTAGTGTGTTTCATTCACCACGGTTTGAAACTTTTTATCGCCGTTTGAAAATGAAAACCCCATTATTCATCGGTGCCTGCTTTATTGTTGCGTCCATGATACTGATGATGCTATTGACGCCTTTTTGGTACTTATATCTCATCATTTATGCGTGCCTTATCCTCATCTTTTTGTTCGAACAAATATTTATTTTAGAAAAAGATGATTAAAAACAAATCGAACGTGGTATGTATTAATTGAGCCTTAACATAGTATAGAAAATAAAGGAGGCATTTACTATGGGTTTTATAGTGATGTTAATCGTCGGCGGTCTCATTGGTTGGGCTGCTGGTGCAATTTTAGGTAAAGATATTCCAGGTGGTATTATTGGAAATATTATCGCAGGTTTAGTTGGTTCTGCAATTGGTAGCTGGTTATTAGGCCATTGGGGACCAGAATTCGGTGGCGTATACATTTTACCAGCATTAATCGGATCAATTATTTTAATCGCATTAGCTTCATTAATTTTAGGTAAAATGCGAGGCAAAAAATAAGTTGCGTTTTTCTTAATGCGCTTATTTTAAAATAGCTTGAGGTGTAGGTTGCGAAGTCTTTAAGGTTGACTTCCGACTTACACCTTTTTTGTATTCTATTTTAAATATTTTTAGTCTTACATATCTTGCGCTACGATGACTTAGATGGGAAAACTCGTCCTCTTTCTCCTAAATGCACACACAAAATTGCCTTTATGAATGAGACTTCCGAGGGGGTGAGCCATAGAAAATTTTGATGCCATTAATGCTTTTTTGTTAAACTTGCCCTCCCTATGATTTATAGTTTTTGATTGCCCAGAAGGCTTCCCGTTCCTAGGGG
Above is a genomic segment from Staphylococcus delphini containing:
- a CDS encoding GlsB/YeaQ/YmgE family stress response membrane protein; this translates as MGFIVMLIVGGLIGWAAGAILGKDIPGGIIGNIIAGLVGSAIGSWLLGHWGPEFGGVYILPALIGSIILIALASLILGKMRGKK